The Arcobacter sp. F155 genome contains the following window.
CTTTTTAAACTCTTTATTTTATTCATCTACTTTTACAAACTCCCCATTCTTAACTTTAAAGTTATAATAACTTCTAATAACATCTCCATACTCATCAAATAAAATCTTATCTTGAACACCTTCAAACTCTTTTTGTAATAATAAGTTTCTTTTTATTTGAGTTTCATCACCCTTTTCTAATACTTCCAATAAAATTTTACCAATTTCATAAGCCTTTGAAGCATACATAGAAGGAGATATATCATACTTTCTTTTATAGTTATGAACAAACTCTTTATAGCTTGGACTAGCTGAATTCTCGTCATAATCAATATTAAAAATAACACCCTCCGCTGCTTTACCTGCATTTTCAATAAAAGACGGCGTTCTTGCCCATTCAGCTGATGCAACTTGTGTTTTTAAACCTTTTAATCTAATATATTGAATTACTCTAGCAGAATCAACAGAGTTTGCACAAATAATTATTAAATCAGGGTTTTTCTTTCTTATATCATCTACTAAAAAATCTAAGTTTGAGTTTGTTTTCGAATATGAAAGAAGAGGCTTTTCTCCTTTTGATACTAAACTTTTCTCAAAGTTGATTAAATAATCCTTTGCATAAGTTGCATTATATGGGTCATATATTCCATAAACTCTCTTAAAACCATTATTTATTACATAGTTAGTAAAAGAGTCAAACCTTTGAGCATTGTTTGCAACATGAACTCTAAAAAAGTTATCATCTTTTCCTGAAAATTCATTACTGGCAGAAGATGCTGAAATCATAAACATATCATCATAGTTATTGATTATAGACATCGTTACTTTAGACATAGAACTAGTAACATTTCCTATAATGATTTTTATATCATTTGCCAAAAACTCATTTATGATATTTTTATTTAAGTCTTCATCTTGTTTATCATCTTTAAAAACAATATCTATTTTTCTTCCATTAACTTCATAGTTTGCCTCTTCAAATGCCAATAAAACCCCATTTACCATAGCATTTCCAAGAACTGAGTATTTTCCTGTTAAAGCACCAACAAACCCTATCTTAATAGGTTCTTTTTCTTTATAAAACAGAAGAGAAACCGTAACTACAAATATAACTATTGCTAAAAATAAAATTAAAAGTTTTTTCATAATATTTCCTTACATAGGTTTATATTGACCATTTTTAACTGTCATAAGAATATAGTCTCTTTTTACATCTCCATACTCATCAAACTCAATTTCCCCTTGTAGTCCTTCAAACTTTTTTATACTTAAAAGTGTATTTTTAAACTCTTTTATATTTTCATTTTTCTTTAATACTTCAATTATAATTTTAGTTGTTTCATATGATTGAGAAGCAAAAACAGAAGGTTTTGTTTTATATTTTTTTTCATATTTTTTAACAAA
Protein-coding sequences here:
- a CDS encoding ABC transporter substrate-binding protein; this translates as MKKLLILFLAIVIFVVTVSLLFYKEKEPIKIGFVGALTGKYSVLGNAMVNGVLLAFEEANYEVNGRKIDIVFKDDKQDEDLNKNIINEFLANDIKIIIGNVTSSMSKVTMSIINNYDDMFMISASSASNEFSGKDDNFFRVHVANNAQRFDSFTNYVINNGFKRVYGIYDPYNATYAKDYLINFEKSLVSKGEKPLLSYSKTNSNLDFLVDDIRKKNPDLIIICANSVDSARVIQYIRLKGLKTQVASAEWARTPSFIENAGKAAEGVIFNIDYDENSASPSYKEFVHNYKRKYDISPSMYASKAYEIGKILLEVLEKGDETQIKRNLLLQKEFEGVQDKILFDEYGDVIRSYYNFKVKNGEFVKVDE